In Vibrio sp. JC009, a single window of DNA contains:
- a CDS encoding VWA domain-containing protein, which produces MKTTKTTLASAIALILMLGCTEKADDKEAVITAPEKPQPVAEEAEVKRVKVVAEYDMAAPVAQSRSKQAMLTLHAPPVGGMPGIDAPVFIEDRDNYQETPSNGVHQVSHSPLSTFSIDVDTGSYANVRSYLNMGRKPPSDAIREEAFINYFDYQYAAPENRSQPFSVHTEIAPSPWSEKHQLLRIALKGYDIPNSERKSSNLVFLVDVSGSMGQPNKLPLLVQSLTVLTKELREQDTVSLVTYAGNASVVLKPTKGSEKEEIIQALESLTAGGGTYGESGIKMAYQQARKGFLKDGVNRVILATDGDFNVGVTNTDELKKLIAQERDKGVSLTTLGFGRGNYNDAMMEQLSNIGDGNHAYIDTLHEARKVLLRQMSGTLQSIASDVKIQIEFNPNVVKEYRLIGYQNRLLEHEFFNNDAVDAGEIGAGHTVTAFYELTLNGEKGRIDDLRYQKKEPDSGYQNEVALVKTRYKLPGGSASKLLTSIVKTRELKESFSQASSDFQFASAVAAFAQKLKDNKYLDGLSLQEIADIARKNRGDDPYNYRGEFISLVEVAKSL; this is translated from the coding sequence ATGAAAACGACCAAAACGACACTTGCCAGCGCAATTGCACTGATTCTGATGCTGGGATGCACTGAAAAAGCCGATGACAAAGAAGCGGTCATTACCGCGCCGGAGAAACCACAACCGGTAGCCGAAGAGGCGGAAGTAAAACGGGTAAAAGTGGTTGCGGAATATGATATGGCTGCTCCGGTGGCTCAGAGCCGGTCAAAGCAGGCAATGCTGACGCTTCACGCGCCGCCGGTAGGGGGAATGCCAGGCATAGATGCTCCAGTGTTTATTGAAGACAGGGATAACTATCAGGAAACACCAAGCAATGGTGTCCATCAGGTGAGCCATTCACCTCTTTCTACCTTTTCCATTGATGTGGATACCGGCAGCTATGCCAATGTCCGTAGTTATCTGAATATGGGCCGTAAGCCACCTTCCGATGCGATTCGTGAAGAAGCCTTTATTAACTATTTTGATTACCAGTATGCAGCACCTGAAAACAGAAGCCAGCCGTTTTCTGTTCATACCGAAATTGCGCCAAGCCCCTGGAGTGAAAAGCATCAGCTGCTGCGTATTGCCCTGAAAGGTTATGACATTCCAAACTCAGAGCGTAAGTCTTCGAACCTGGTATTTCTGGTGGATGTATCCGGGTCAATGGGGCAGCCGAATAAACTGCCGCTGCTGGTACAGAGCCTGACGGTTCTGACCAAAGAGTTGCGCGAGCAGGATACCGTCAGTCTTGTGACCTATGCGGGCAACGCCAGTGTGGTGTTAAAACCAACCAAGGGCAGTGAAAAGGAAGAGATTATTCAGGCGTTAGAAAGCCTGACTGCTGGTGGCGGAACCTATGGGGAAAGCGGCATCAAGATGGCCTATCAGCAGGCGAGAAAAGGTTTCCTTAAGGATGGGGTTAACCGGGTGATCCTGGCAACCGATGGTGATTTTAATGTTGGCGTTACCAATACCGATGAGCTTAAAAAGCTGATTGCTCAGGAGCGTGACAAAGGTGTATCACTGACAACACTGGGTTTTGGCCGTGGCAATTATAACGACGCCATGATGGAGCAGCTATCGAATATCGGCGATGGCAATCATGCCTATATCGACACTCTGCATGAAGCGAGAAAAGTTCTGCTGCGCCAGATGAGCGGCACACTGCAAAGCATCGCCTCCGATGTAAAGATTCAGATTGAGTTTAATCCGAATGTGGTGAAAGAGTACCGGTTGATTGGCTATCAGAATCGTCTGCTAGAGCATGAATTTTTTAATAATGATGCGGTGGACGCCGGTGAAATAGGAGCTGGTCACACTGTAACGGCATTCTATGAACTGACTCTGAATGGGGAAAAGGGCAGGATTGACGATTTGCGTTATCAGAAAAAAGAGCCCGATTCCGGATATCAGAATGAAGTGGCTCTGGTGAAAACCCGCTATAAACTGCCGGGTGGTTCAGCGAGTAAGCTGCTGACAAGCATAGTGAAAACCAGAGAACTCAAAGAGAGTTTTTCTCAGGCAAGCAGTGACTTTCAGTTTGCATCAGCGGTTGCCGCCTTTGCGCAGAAGCTCAAGGACAATAAGTATCTGGATGGTCTATCCTTGCAGGAGATTGCTGATATTGCCCGCAAAAACAGGGGAGATGACCCCTACAATTACCGTGGCGAGTTTATCAGCCTGGTTGAGGTAGCGAAGAGTCTTTAA
- the nifJ gene encoding pyruvate:ferredoxin (flavodoxin) oxidoreductase, with product MSEQEKVNSHTDKREEGIRIVDGNEAAASVAYRCNDVIGIYPITPSSAMSEQCEEWSNKQLPNFRGVVPSIYEMQSEGGAAGLLHGALTAGSLATSFTSSQGLLLMIPNMYKIAGELTPFVLHVAARSLATHALSIFCDHSDVMAVRQTGFAMLSGNNCQQAHDLALIAQAATLSSRIPFVHFFDGFRTSHELNQIQYISDDIIQQMLDNKLIDQSYLRRLTPDAPSVKGTSQNPDTYFQAREAVNGYYDACPDKVIKAMEKFGELTGRHYKPYEYFGDENATELIVVMGSATSTVKQTVKHLRKQGKQVGVLCIHLYRPFSVEHCLKSIPASVERIAVLDRTKEPGAIGEPLYLGMLSAISRGWAEIHSSALPQVFGGRYGLSSKEFNPRHVESIYSAMENRSIFHNFTVGIEDDVTGLSLPVIHSQTNFDDTELNALFYGLGSDGTVGANKNTIKIVGNYSQWFTQGYFVYDSKKSGGMTTSHLRFNNTAIDAPYLIEQAGFIGCHQFSLLQKNDILANAKPGATILFNTTHSSTALWKQLGHREQNHILRKELKVYTIDATKLANQAGIRGRINNIMQRAFFLLTDLLDSDQAYELQKQAIVKTYERKGEKVIQANLEAIGLTEDALREVELHNDELNEPITLPLVSAQAPEFVQKVTAELMQNRGDLLPVSAFPVDGTWPSNTSKWEKRDIASFVPVWDEESCTQCNTCSLVCPHSAIRVKVISRDLPLDDAPASFRITDYKLRDFQGEKFTLQVSPEDCTGCQLCMEMCPAVNEENGQAKALKMVPREDISLEQSENFEYFTNLPELKPIDIKRIDARSSQLLEPLLEFSGACSGCGETPYIKLLTQLYGDHMLVANATGCSSIYGGNLPTTPYAQNAEGRGPAWANSLFEDNAEFGLGMRMALESDQNIALTQLETVKSMIPESLYQSITELVSDSSAKGIDRQRGNVEQLKQYISQDHPLYLHADALIAKSVWILGGDGWAFDIGYGGLDHVLNSNKNVNIVVLNNQVYANTGGQQSKATPTGAIAKFASEGKELAGKDLGVTAMISGNAYVATVAMGANMNQTLKAIQEAQAYPGPSLIIAYASCITHGINMSQGVEQQKLLIDSGLWPLYRFDPRRKAKGKAAIQMDSRPAKKGVEEFVELQNRFKQLLARDEESYQQGIASLQSQVAYKQSLLDQLSGWK from the coding sequence ATGAGCGAACAGGAAAAAGTGAACTCTCACACTGATAAAAGAGAGGAAGGTATCCGGATTGTAGACGGAAACGAGGCAGCAGCCTCGGTCGCCTACCGCTGTAATGATGTTATCGGCATCTATCCGATAACGCCATCTTCTGCCATGTCAGAGCAGTGTGAAGAGTGGAGCAATAAACAGCTGCCAAACTTTCGCGGTGTTGTTCCAAGCATCTACGAGATGCAGTCAGAAGGCGGTGCAGCCGGTCTTCTGCATGGTGCGCTGACAGCGGGCTCTCTGGCAACCTCTTTTACATCTTCTCAGGGATTACTTCTGATGATCCCGAATATGTACAAGATTGCCGGTGAACTGACCCCTTTCGTTCTGCATGTGGCTGCCCGCTCTCTGGCTACCCATGCGCTGTCGATTTTCTGCGACCACTCGGATGTAATGGCCGTTCGCCAGACCGGTTTTGCTATGCTTTCCGGCAACAACTGCCAGCAGGCGCATGACTTAGCCCTGATTGCTCAGGCCGCCACTCTGAGCAGCCGTATTCCTTTTGTGCACTTCTTTGATGGTTTCAGAACCTCGCACGAACTGAATCAGATTCAGTACATTTCTGACGATATCATTCAGCAGATGCTGGACAATAAGCTGATTGACCAAAGCTACCTGCGCAGGCTAACGCCAGACGCTCCAAGCGTTAAGGGCACATCGCAAAACCCGGATACCTACTTCCAGGCCAGAGAAGCGGTAAACGGCTATTATGATGCCTGTCCCGATAAGGTTATCAAAGCGATGGAGAAGTTTGGTGAGTTGACCGGCCGCCATTACAAGCCATATGAATACTTCGGTGACGAAAATGCCACAGAACTTATCGTTGTGATGGGCTCAGCCACCAGCACGGTTAAGCAGACGGTTAAGCATCTCAGAAAACAGGGCAAACAAGTGGGTGTGCTCTGTATTCATCTGTACCGGCCTTTCTCTGTTGAGCACTGTCTGAAATCCATTCCTGCATCGGTTGAACGGATTGCGGTACTGGACCGCACCAAAGAACCGGGCGCTATCGGTGAACCTCTGTATCTGGGTATGCTTTCGGCTATCTCTCGCGGTTGGGCAGAAATTCACAGCTCAGCTCTGCCGCAGGTATTTGGCGGCCGCTACGGGCTTTCTTCCAAAGAGTTTAACCCGCGCCATGTTGAGTCAATTTACTCTGCTATGGAAAACCGTTCGATTTTCCATAACTTTACCGTAGGAATCGAAGATGATGTAACCGGACTTTCGCTGCCTGTTATCCATTCTCAGACCAACTTTGATGATACTGAGCTGAATGCGCTTTTCTATGGGCTGGGCTCAGACGGTACAGTGGGTGCGAACAAGAACACCATTAAGATTGTGGGTAACTACAGCCAGTGGTTTACTCAGGGTTACTTTGTTTACGACTCGAAAAAGTCCGGCGGGATGACCACCTCTCATCTGAGATTTAACAACACTGCAATCGATGCGCCTTACCTGATTGAACAGGCCGGTTTTATTGGTTGTCACCAGTTCAGCCTGTTACAGAAGAACGATATTCTGGCCAATGCCAAACCGGGTGCAACCATACTGTTTAACACCACTCACTCATCTACGGCACTCTGGAAACAACTTGGACACCGTGAACAGAACCATATCCTGAGAAAGGAGTTGAAGGTTTACACCATAGATGCAACGAAACTGGCCAATCAGGCCGGTATCAGGGGCCGCATTAACAACATTATGCAGCGCGCCTTCTTCCTGCTGACGGATCTGCTCGATTCCGATCAGGCCTATGAACTGCAAAAACAGGCCATCGTAAAAACCTACGAGCGCAAGGGCGAAAAAGTGATTCAGGCCAACCTTGAAGCCATTGGACTGACAGAAGATGCCCTGCGTGAAGTTGAGCTGCATAACGATGAGCTGAATGAACCCATTACCCTTCCTCTGGTTTCTGCACAAGCACCTGAGTTTGTGCAGAAGGTAACTGCTGAGCTGATGCAAAACCGTGGCGACCTGCTTCCGGTCAGCGCCTTCCCGGTTGACGGCACCTGGCCGAGTAATACCAGTAAGTGGGAAAAACGCGATATCGCCAGCTTTGTGCCTGTGTGGGATGAAGAAAGCTGCACCCAGTGCAACACCTGTAGCCTGGTCTGCCCTCACTCCGCCATCAGGGTAAAAGTGATCAGCCGTGATCTTCCGCTGGATGATGCGCCGGCGTCCTTCAGGATCACAGACTATAAGCTGCGTGATTTCCAGGGAGAGAAATTCACCCTTCAGGTCTCTCCGGAAGACTGTACCGGTTGTCAGTTGTGTATGGAAATGTGCCCGGCTGTAAATGAAGAAAACGGACAGGCAAAAGCACTGAAAATGGTGCCGAGAGAAGATATTTCGCTGGAGCAGAGTGAAAACTTTGAGTACTTCACTAATCTGCCTGAGCTAAAACCAATCGATATCAAGCGTATTGATGCCAGAAGCAGCCAGTTGCTTGAACCTCTGCTTGAATTCTCCGGTGCCTGCTCAGGCTGCGGCGAAACACCTTATATTAAGCTGCTGACCCAGCTTTACGGCGACCATATGCTGGTTGCCAACGCCACAGGCTGCTCATCCATTTACGGCGGTAACCTGCCGACGACGCCTTACGCTCAGAACGCTGAAGGGCGCGGTCCGGCCTGGGCTAACTCTCTGTTTGAAGATAACGCAGAGTTCGGCCTAGGTATGCGAATGGCGCTGGAGAGTGATCAGAACATTGCTCTTACTCAGCTTGAAACGGTTAAGAGCATGATCCCTGAATCTCTGTATCAGAGTATTACTGAGCTGGTTTCAGACTCATCAGCAAAAGGCATTGACCGTCAGCGCGGCAATGTTGAGCAGCTTAAGCAGTACATTTCTCAGGATCACCCGCTTTATCTGCATGCGGATGCCCTGATTGCAAAAAGTGTCTGGATTCTTGGTGGAGACGGCTGGGCCTTTGATATCGGCTACGGCGGTCTGGACCATGTGCTGAACAGCAATAAAAACGTCAATATCGTGGTGCTGAACAATCAGGTTTATGCCAACACCGGCGGTCAGCAATCCAAAGCCACACCAACCGGCGCCATCGCCAAATTTGCCAGCGAAGGTAAAGAGCTGGCGGGTAAAGATCTGGGTGTTACCGCCATGATTTCCGGCAATGCTTACGTTGCCACAGTGGCAATGGGCGCCAATATGAACCAGACCCTGAAAGCGATTCAGGAAGCCCAGGCTTATCCGGGACCTTCTCTGATTATTGCCTACGCCTCTTGTATTACCCACGGCATCAATATGTCTCAGGGCGTTGAACAGCAGAAACTGCTTATCGACAGCGGCTTATGGCCCCTGTACCGCTTTGACCCAAGACGTAAGGCTAAAGGCAAAGCCGCGATTCAGATGGATTCGCGCCCGGCTAAAAAAGGCGTTGAGGAGTTCGTTGAGCTACAGAACCGCTTTAAACAGCTTTTGGCAAGAGATGAAGAGAGTTATCAGCAGGGAATTGCTTCTCTGCAATCACAGGTTGCTTACAAGCAGTCCCTGCTCGATCAGCTATCAGGCTGGAAATAG
- a CDS encoding flavodoxin, with amino-acid sequence MEKVAVFYGSDSGATKRVAALIAEQFSAECYDIADSDVEDFEQYELVILGSPTVNNGEVQSDWDYVLDDVEDLDLANTKVAIFGLGDQVEYADTFVDAMAEIAEACEEAGADIIGKWPTEGYNHSESRSEDDGEFIGLAIDNERQADQTQTRVEKWANQLKVAAAF; translated from the coding sequence ATGGAAAAAGTAGCAGTATTTTATGGTAGTGATTCCGGCGCAACAAAAAGAGTAGCAGCGTTAATCGCAGAGCAGTTCAGCGCTGAGTGTTACGATATTGCCGACAGTGATGTGGAAGATTTTGAGCAGTATGAACTGGTTATTCTGGGCTCACCAACGGTAAACAACGGTGAAGTGCAGTCGGACTGGGACTATGTGCTGGACGATGTGGAAGATCTTGATCTGGCCAATACCAAGGTGGCGATCTTCGGCCTTGGCGATCAGGTTGAGTACGCCGATACCTTTGTTGACGCCATGGCAGAAATTGCAGAAGCCTGTGAAGAGGCCGGCGCAGATATCATTGGTAAATGGCCAACCGAAGGCTATAACCACTCAGAATCACGTTCCGAAGATGACGGTGAGTTTATCGGTCTGGCAATCGACAACGAAAGACAAGCCGACCAAACTCAGACCCGCGTAGAGAAATGGGCAAACCAGCTCAAAGTTGCAGCTGCGTTTTAA
- a CDS encoding rhodanese-like domain-containing protein, whose amino-acid sequence MKGMLANWKLLAAGIIPLIHSTHSFAVTFDELAKRDSDTYQIIDCRASEFYNGWPEQGEIRGGHFPSSVNFSANWLDILSDEQIRQQLNLRKLNTDKPTYLYCNSGSQNKVKTKLEELGFSEVAQVEQNISDYQGQLVSLPNYQQLVPASWVNELISGKAVNHAPEKGYKVVEVAWGPPVKYLASHIPGALYLNTNQIESEDRQWNRVSAEDLKTVLEELGIGHDTTVVLYGRNNMAAGRTANIFMYAGVKDVRLLDGGWSAWDRADYPTEALLNSAEKAVFGKPVPANPEYVIDIPEAKQLLADQENSSLVSIRTTAEYTGKESGYSYIKHKGRIKGSRWGHAGSDANHLEDFHNPDETMLSADIITRQWQEWNIRKDQRVAFYCGTGWRASEAFFYAHVMGWPQISVFDGGWFEWSNDESNPVESGEM is encoded by the coding sequence ATGAAAGGTATGCTGGCAAACTGGAAGTTACTTGCCGCCGGGATTATCCCGCTTATCCATTCGACCCACTCTTTCGCCGTCACTTTTGATGAACTGGCTAAGCGCGATTCAGACACCTACCAAATCATAGACTGCCGTGCCAGTGAGTTCTACAACGGCTGGCCGGAGCAGGGTGAAATCAGAGGCGGACACTTCCCCTCTTCGGTTAACTTCTCGGCAAACTGGCTGGATATACTTTCTGATGAGCAGATCCGGCAGCAGCTTAACCTGCGCAAGCTAAACACCGACAAGCCAACCTATCTTTACTGCAACTCCGGCTCTCAGAACAAAGTGAAAACTAAACTGGAAGAGCTTGGTTTTTCAGAAGTTGCTCAGGTTGAGCAGAATATCTCTGATTATCAGGGGCAGCTGGTCAGCCTGCCTAACTACCAGCAGTTGGTTCCTGCGAGCTGGGTAAATGAGCTGATTAGCGGTAAGGCGGTCAACCACGCTCCTGAAAAGGGATACAAAGTGGTCGAAGTTGCCTGGGGACCGCCGGTTAAATATCTGGCCTCTCATATTCCGGGTGCGCTTTACCTGAACACCAACCAGATTGAGTCCGAAGACAGGCAGTGGAACCGGGTAAGCGCAGAAGATCTGAAAACGGTACTGGAAGAGCTTGGAATTGGTCACGACACAACGGTTGTACTGTATGGCCGCAACAATATGGCTGCCGGCCGTACGGCCAATATCTTTATGTACGCCGGAGTGAAAGATGTCCGTCTGCTTGATGGTGGCTGGTCTGCCTGGGACAGAGCAGATTACCCGACCGAAGCGCTGCTTAACAGCGCAGAAAAAGCCGTATTCGGTAAGCCGGTTCCGGCCAATCCTGAATACGTTATTGATATTCCGGAAGCGAAACAGCTGCTTGCCGATCAGGAAAACAGCTCGCTGGTGAGTATACGAACCACAGCGGAATACACCGGCAAAGAAAGCGGCTACAGTTATATCAAACATAAAGGGCGAATCAAGGGCTCGCGCTGGGGCCACGCAGGTTCAGATGCCAACCACCTTGAAGATTTCCATAACCCGGACGAAACCATGCTAAGTGCCGACATTATCACCAGACAGTGGCAGGAGTGGAATATCCGTAAAGATCAGCGCGTGGCTTTCTACTGCGGTACCGGCTGGCGTGCTTCAGAAGCCTTCTTCTACGCGCATGTTATGGGCTGGCCGCAAATAAGCGTATTTGATGGCGGATGGTTTGAGTGGAGTAACGACGAAAGCAATCCCGTAGAAAGCGGAGAAATGTAA
- a CDS encoding sigma-70 family RNA polymerase sigma factor — MNNRSDEQLMTAFGKGEQRAFACLYQRHKGPLYRYFTRQLDFSQHARAEELFQEVWYRVVDKRETYQASAKFTTWLYTIARNLISDEHRKRMSEQAYREAQVSEESAQQISDYSEQKRMAIMICLSLLAPLQREAFLLRYDSGFEPREICSIVGAKPEAVKTRLRYALELLRQCLTRKLGERE; from the coding sequence ATGAATAATCGATCTGACGAACAGCTTATGACGGCATTTGGCAAAGGTGAGCAGCGGGCCTTTGCCTGCCTGTACCAGCGGCACAAAGGGCCATTGTACCGGTACTTTACCAGGCAGCTTGATTTCAGCCAGCATGCGCGGGCAGAAGAGCTGTTTCAGGAGGTCTGGTACCGGGTGGTAGATAAGCGTGAAACCTATCAGGCCAGCGCCAAATTTACCACCTGGCTGTATACCATTGCCCGTAACCTGATCAGTGATGAGCACAGAAAGCGTATGTCAGAGCAGGCATACCGTGAAGCGCAGGTGAGTGAAGAGTCTGCTCAGCAGATCAGCGATTATTCTGAGCAGAAACGAATGGCGATTATGATCTGCCTGTCTCTGCTTGCTCCGTTGCAGCGCGAAGCATTTCTGCTCAGGTACGACTCAGGTTTTGAGCCCAGAGAGATCTGCTCCATTGTCGGAGCAAAACCAGAGGCGGTGAAAACCCGCCTGCGTTACGCTCTGGAGCTGCTTCGCCAGTGTCTGACCAGAAAGTTGGGAGAGCGGGAATGA
- a CDS encoding HD domain-containing phosphohydrolase, with protein MKTFTLPEIDEDMLQDVVEETNIHCANSSTTSILLEQDPHNTSLLNELFRSVHTIKGVVAIAQVSPLLPLLMAMEDILAMIREGELSYNTQISDALLSILNEVKFFVADCAVEKSIDYDPDIYISAATWLKQVRPDNQAEHQSLFTKVTLALESSTEYEKNSAGFYEQSFDDLDIDWAKEIEPDLIFFQSIMKPVEQRLDNWEGRSDRQLKLALLLNQFAGKPVDETQLIAAVYLHDIGMALLPLALLRKTSPLKDSETTRVRGHVERAVNFLSEMPHWSEARQFIYEHHERPDGDGYPNGLGNDDISHGAKILALVDSFEAMTHERARHRHEKRSIIHALQEINHSSGTQFCPFWVETLNRVMDSILAK; from the coding sequence ATGAAAACATTTACTCTACCGGAAATCGATGAAGATATGCTGCAGGATGTGGTCGAAGAGACCAATATCCACTGCGCAAACAGCTCCACAACATCCATTCTGTTAGAGCAGGATCCGCATAACACCAGTTTGCTGAACGAGCTGTTCCGCTCTGTGCATACCATAAAAGGCGTTGTTGCCATTGCTCAAGTCTCACCACTTTTGCCTTTGCTAATGGCAATGGAAGATATTCTGGCAATGATTCGCGAAGGAGAGCTTAGCTACAACACCCAGATCTCAGATGCCCTGCTCTCGATTCTGAATGAGGTAAAGTTTTTTGTGGCAGACTGCGCAGTTGAAAAGTCGATTGATTACGATCCTGACATCTATATCTCTGCCGCTACCTGGTTAAAACAGGTCCGCCCGGACAACCAGGCTGAACATCAGTCTCTGTTCACCAAGGTTACCCTGGCTCTTGAATCCTCCACTGAGTACGAAAAAAACAGTGCCGGATTCTATGAACAGAGTTTTGATGATCTGGACATCGACTGGGCAAAGGAGATCGAACCGGATTTAATCTTTTTCCAGAGCATAATGAAGCCCGTTGAACAGCGTCTGGACAACTGGGAAGGCCGCAGTGACCGGCAGTTAAAACTGGCTCTGCTGCTAAATCAGTTCGCCGGAAAACCCGTTGATGAAACCCAGTTAATCGCCGCCGTTTATCTGCACGATATTGGTATGGCTCTGCTGCCACTGGCCCTGCTGAGAAAAACATCGCCACTGAAGGATTCTGAAACCACACGCGTGCGGGGCCATGTGGAGCGAGCGGTTAACTTCCTGTCCGAGATGCCGCACTGGTCAGAGGCAAGACAGTTTATTTATGAGCACCATGAAAGACCCGACGGAGACGGTTATCCAAACGGCTTGGGAAATGATGATATTTCCCACGGCGCAAAAATCCTGGCGCTGGTTGACTCCTTTGAGGCAATGACCCATGAGCGGGCCAGACACAGACATGAAAAACGCTCCATCATACATGCGCTGCAGGAGATTAATCACTCCAGCGGCACTCAGTTCTGTCCTTTCTGGGTTGAAACCCTTAACCGGGTGATGGATTCCATATTAGCCAAGTAG
- a CDS encoding FMN-binding protein, which yields MARKSKRKSNQLVEKFAAVGSLFLLITAWWFGGVEISARQITMLNSLVEENQQLVRVDEGLYQVMQGDEQKAWLGVGQGIGYGGELNVAIRMDMQGTIAQTSILSIKDTASYVSKVIENGLVNKVLGVAGKKQVSVDAISGATLSSRGIIQAVNDAADPIREKLFGYRLKEQASPLDTLGMNDALAVVIFLLAVFISRSSSVHKTKMQWALMLTSLVAFGFHSASLISSSTMGILISGSWTSGLGNYTAIILLVMSIGYILMFNKNIYCQMICPMGVTQQCLAKLTNPKAVSLKHQAFKWFPRGILLATLAAGLYFRNPAAFNYEPFGIMFGMVGSMFLFVLTFLILITSLAVHRPWCKTLCPISAMTDYIVFMKEWYKQATKPKKKKGAKAGKKERKPKKAPVNDRPAQEQPIAVKVEEA from the coding sequence ATGGCAAGAAAATCCAAAAGAAAATCGAATCAGCTAGTCGAGAAATTCGCAGCTGTTGGTTCGCTGTTTTTACTTATTACAGCCTGGTGGTTTGGCGGTGTTGAGATATCTGCGCGTCAAATCACTATGCTTAACTCACTGGTTGAAGAAAACCAGCAACTAGTCCGGGTGGACGAGGGCCTGTATCAGGTTATGCAAGGCGACGAGCAGAAAGCCTGGCTGGGCGTGGGTCAGGGTATCGGCTACGGCGGTGAGCTGAACGTAGCGATTCGTATGGATATGCAAGGCACCATAGCGCAAACCAGTATTCTTTCCATCAAAGACACCGCTTCCTATGTCAGCAAAGTGATAGAAAACGGACTGGTTAACAAAGTTCTGGGCGTGGCCGGCAAAAAGCAGGTTTCCGTTGATGCCATCAGCGGTGCTACCCTCTCTTCACGCGGTATTATCCAGGCTGTTAACGACGCGGCCGATCCTATCCGGGAAAAACTCTTCGGCTACCGGCTGAAAGAGCAGGCAAGCCCGCTTGATACTCTGGGTATGAACGATGCGCTGGCTGTGGTTATTTTTCTGCTGGCGGTATTTATCAGCCGCTCATCAAGCGTGCATAAAACCAAAATGCAGTGGGCTCTGATGCTGACTTCACTGGTTGCATTTGGCTTCCACTCTGCCTCACTTATTTCTTCTTCAACCATGGGTATTCTTATCTCAGGCTCCTGGACTTCCGGTCTGGGTAACTACACGGCCATCATTCTTCTGGTAATGAGCATCGGCTATATCCTGATGTTTAATAAAAATATCTACTGCCAGATGATCTGCCCGATGGGCGTCACTCAGCAGTGTCTGGCAAAACTGACCAACCCGAAGGCTGTCAGCCTTAAGCATCAGGCATTTAAATGGTTCCCGAGGGGTATTCTGCTGGCAACACTGGCCGCAGGCCTTTACTTCAGAAATCCGGCAGCATTCAATTATGAGCCATTCGGAATCATGTTTGGCATGGTTGGTTCTATGTTCCTGTTTGTGCTTACCTTCCTGATCCTTATCACTTCGCTGGCTGTTCACCGCCCTTGGTGTAAGACCCTCTGCCCTATTTCTGCGATGACAGATTACATCGTATTTATGAAGGAGTGGTATAAGCAGGCCACTAAACCTAAGAAGAAAAAAGGGGCAAAAGCCGGAAAGAAAGAGCGCAAACCGAAAAAAGCACCGGTTAATGACCGCCCTGCGCAAGAGCAGCCAATTGCAGTAAAGGTTGAGGAGGCCTGA